Proteins from a single region of Thunnus maccoyii chromosome 23, fThuMac1.1, whole genome shotgun sequence:
- the LOC121890425 gene encoding transmembrane protein 229A, with product MIMAGRLRDGPRNSSGDCAGGLQTARMPRQPEPCRESEDAAESLRELPRWMRLYFYGMHGVTLDVLLSSVQGVLNDRDPKLVGFSSPYLCIMHSLTHFALEKIYSQKRCFRGRPVVFHLVFYPSVYIGLQILIGNINTLTEQVRVISGTQLAVHYILALYFAHVFHRGLSRLQYNTSCPPDLQSKPGPEKSAPVRGPPHSLPGFVRFLFFGMHGFLDEVVFTSIFNLVEKSDRTLSGHTSLWSFLMYGSCSFVVEKLYLHLHFSRGWGTWRRLPIYICFIYTWEFSWGLVLRQFDACSWDYSHYPHNFMGLITLLYLPGWVCLSLYQDVLSNVLLRIKCTKDVTDWSGENGEVNGQVESKKKIL from the coding sequence ATGATTATGGCTGGCCGGTTGCGAGACGGTCCTCGCAACAGTTCAGGAGACTGCGCCGGTGGCCTCCAAACGGCGCGAATGCCCCGGCAACCAGAACCGTGCAGAGAGAGCGAGGACGCGGCGGAGTCGCTGCGGGAGCTGCCGCGATGGATGCGGCTTTACTTCTACGGGATGCACGGCGTGACTTTGGATGTCTTGCTCTCATCGGTGCAAGGGGTTTTAAATGATCGGGACCCCAAACTGGTGGGGTTTTCCTCTCCGTATCTTTGCATCATGCATTCACTGACCCACTTCGCGCTGGAGAAGATCTACTCACAGAAGAGGTGTTTTCGAGGTCGGCCTGTGGTGTTTCATCTTGTTTTCTATCCGTCTGTCTACATCGGGCTGCAGATCCTGATCGGGAACATCAACACTTTGACCGAGCAGGTGAGGGTGATATCTGGGACGCAGCTGGCAGTGCATTACATCCTGGCTCTGTATTTCGCCCATGTGTTTCACAGAGGGCTGTCCAGGCTGCAGTATAACACCTCCTGCCCTCCCGACCTCCAGAGCAAGCCCGGCCCGGAGAAGAGCGCACCTGTGCGGGGGCCTCCTCACAGCCTCCCCGGCTTTGTGCGGTTCCTGTTTTTCGGGATGCATGGCTTTCTGGACGAGGTGGTTTTCACCTCCATATTCAACCTGGTGGAAAAATCGGACAGGACCCTCAGCGGTCACACGTCACTGTGGTCTTTCCTGATGTACGGAAGCTGCAGCTTCGTGGTGGAAAAGCTCTACCTTCACCTGCACTTCAGCAGAGGCTGGGGGACTTGGCGGCGGCTCCCCATCTACATCTGCTTTATCTACACCTGGGAGTTCTCCTGGGGTCTGGTCCTGAGGCAGTTTGACGCCTGCTCCTGGGATTACTCCCACTATCCTCACAACTTCATGGGACTAATCACCCTCCTTTACCTGCCAGGCTGGGTCTGTCTGAGTCTGTATCAGGACGTGCTGTCTAATGTCCTGCTGAGGATCAAGTGCACCAAAGATGTAACTGATTGGAGTGGGGAGAATGGCGAGGTCAATGGACAAGTGGAGtctaagaaaaaaatactttaa
- the LOC121891245 gene encoding hyaluronidase PH-20-like has product MVSVTRKSRSCVLLYLSLISSILAPLPLAIFPAFTVSVSPVFSLSVLRTTKATPPPVINPNMSIISETFTTPSILKSSTPTITSTSLFNQTSTTDLLTTSPTASTKSFFLQLGKKYSLSSGPVQCSFISGLRTLKFFSPNIPKLLPHLCKCLTTSFKTMVPPLHKKLPSPWSKMCLYPASLYPAKPYKFTNTSLLHKKLSSPSQTASPSPPTTSLSPAAFLSLTPKTSPPPFAKVAHIPILKSLPLPPESTSSHKPRLRPPPPPPPLPHTTGPLFEHQPFIVSWNIPDLVCNRHNISLDTSPFKGVATPAKVPGQFLSLFYTDRLGLYPHVNLTSKKQLNGGIPQRGNLEASLNKARADINYYIPSKTSRGLAVIDWEEWRPLWDRNWGTKRVYQNLSVARIMQTNPFFTLRQATEKAKKQFQVAARNFMSGMLAVGRAMRPNYLWGFYLFPNCYNYGWKKPDYTGHCSKEVRRQNDELLWLWKSSTALYPSVYLQLSLADNLKAALMVRNRVQEALRVSASPRRTGTAPVFVYTRPVFVDRNKRFLSQGDLVSTIGESAAVGASGAVLWGASADYDDQTSCKALSSYLSSTLNPYITNVTVAAQLCSNFLCQGNGRCVRKNYNSSYYLHLNPENFKVLHVQNRYLVLGRPTFTDLKTFSKRFTCQCYKGLNCTPRTYRELAKALIFSVQHGLHTKYQKAYTLNKAVLDDTQQTSISKDNVKKNLKV; this is encoded by the exons ATGGTTTCAGTCACACGGAAGAGCAGGAGCTGTGTGCTGCTTTATCTTTCACTCATCTCGTCAATCCTCGCCCCTCTGCCTCTCGCTATCTTTCCCGCATTCACCGTCTCTGTCTCGCCTGTTTTTTCATTGTCTGTCCTGAGAACAACAAAAGCCACGCCCCCTCCCGTTATTAACCCAAACATGTCAATCATTTCTGAAACTTTTACCACTCCTTCAATCTTAAAATCATCCACCCCCACCATCACCTCTACGTCACTCTTCAATCAAACATCCACCACAGACCTCCTCACAACCTCACCCACAGCTTCGACAAAATCTTTTTTCCTCCAGCTTGGTAAAAAATACTCACTGAGTTCTGGTCCAGTCCAGTGTTCCTTCATATCTGGCCTTCGAACCTTAAAATTTTTTTCCCCTAATATTCCCAAGTTGCTACCTCACCTCTGCAAATGTCTGACTACATCTTTCAAAACTATGGTGCCTCCTTTGCACAAAAAACTTCCATCACCTTGGTCCAAAATGTGTCTGTATCCAGCTTCTCTTTATCCTGCTAAACCTTATAAATTCACCAACACATCTCTTCTTCACAAAAAGTTATCATCTCCCTCTCAAACTGCTTCACCCTCTCCTCCTACAACATCTTTATCTCCTGCAGCATTCTTATCTTTAACCCCCAAAACATCACCACCTCCATTTGCCAAAGTTGCACACATCCCTATCCTGAAAAGCCTGCCATTGCCACCAGAATCTACAAGCTCTCACAAGCCACGATTAcgtcctccacctccacctccacctctcccCCACACCACAGGTCCACTGTTTGAGCACCAGCCCTTCATTGTTAGTTGGAACATCCCTGATCTGGTTTGTAACAGGCACAACATCTCACTGGACACCTCGCCCTTTAAAGGAGTGGCCACACCTGCTAAG GTTCCAGGCCAGttcctgtctctgttttatACGGACCGACTAGGTCTTTACCCACATGTAAACCTCACCagtaaaaaacagttaaatggTGGCATCCCACAGAGAGGTAACCTGGAAGCCAGTCTGAACAAGGCCAGAGCAGATATTAACTACTACATCCCATCCAA GACATCCCGTGGCTTAGCTGTGATAGATTGGGAGGAATGGCGCCCCCTATGGGACAGAAACTGGGGCACTAAGAGAGTATACCAAAATTTATCTGTGGCCCGTATTATGCAAACAAACCCCTTCTTCACACTGCGGCAGGCCacagaaaaagccaaaaaacagTTTCAG GTGGCAGCCAGGAATTTTATGTCAGGGATGCTGGCAGTGGGAAGAGCTATGAGACCCAACTATCTCTGGGGCTTCTACCTGTTTCCTAACTGCTACAACTACGGCTGGAAGAAGCCAGACTACACAGGCCACTGCTCCAAGGAGGTGAGGAGGCAGAATGATGAGCTGCTCTGGCTATGGAAGTCCAGCACTGCCCTCTACCCATCTGTGTACCTGCAG TTATCTCTGGCAGACAATCTCAAAGCCGCTCTGATGGTGAGGAACCGAGTCCAGGAAGCTTTGAGGGTGTCTGCTTCGCCCAGACGAACTGGCACTGCACCCGTGTTTGTTTACACTCGACCTGTCTTCGTTGATCGAAACAAACGCTTCCTCAGCCAG GGGGATCTGGTCAGCACCATCGGAGAGAGCGCAGCAGTGGGAGCATCTGGCGCTGTGCTGTGGGGGGCCAGCGCAGACTATGATGACCAG ACCTCTTGTAAAGCCCTCTCATCCTACCTCTCCTCCACTCTCAACCCTTACATCACCAACGTCACCGTAGCCGCTCAGCTCTGCAGCAACTTCCTGTGCCAGGGGAATGGACGCTGTGTCCGAAAAAACTACAACTCCAGTTACTACCTCCACCTAAACCCTGAGAATTTCAAAGTCTTGCATGTGCAGAACCGCTACCTTGTTCTAGGGAGACCTACTTTCACAGACCTGAAGACTTTCAGTAAGAGGTTTACCTGTCAATGCTACAAAGGACTGAACTGTACTCCCAGGACATACAGAGAGCTAGCCAAGGCCTTGATATTTAGTGTGCAACATGGGTTGCACACCAAATATCAAAAGGCTTACACTCTAAATAAGGCTGTGTTGGATGATACGCAACAGACCAGTATTAGTAAGGACAATGTTAAAAAGAACTTAAAAGTTTAG